In Pseudobdellovibrionaceae bacterium, the following proteins share a genomic window:
- a CDS encoding ACP S-malonyltransferase, which produces MSEQRKRVVVICPGRGTYTKETLGYLKPHRMNQVSFLADLDQRRSADQQPTVSELDNADQFSTNLHTKGENASVLIYACSYCDFAQLDRDQYEVVAITGNSMGWYLTLAIAGSLDWEGAYKVINTMGSMMKGGIVGGQVIYPMTDENWLPDYDRMELVEGLLREAYYMEEVEIYPSIFLGGYLVFGGNKPGLEFLMKSLPQVEHFPFQLVNHAAFHTPLLRETSEKAMQQISSSLFAKPKIPMIDGRGHIWKPFSTEIQDLYHYTLGHQVVAPYDFSAAVTVALKEFNPDQLILLGPGNTLGGSIGQILVQNQWKGITDKESFSTRQQQNPFLVSLGR; this is translated from the coding sequence GTGAGCGAACAAAGAAAACGCGTTGTTGTCATTTGCCCTGGAAGGGGAACTTACACCAAAGAAACTCTAGGTTATCTAAAGCCTCACCGCATGAACCAGGTCTCCTTTTTGGCCGACCTGGATCAGAGGCGATCGGCCGATCAGCAACCGACGGTGAGTGAGCTGGATAATGCCGATCAGTTTTCCACCAATCTTCACACCAAAGGCGAAAATGCCTCAGTCCTCATTTATGCCTGTTCCTACTGCGATTTTGCCCAACTCGATCGCGATCAGTATGAGGTTGTCGCCATTACCGGCAATTCCATGGGCTGGTATTTGACTCTGGCCATAGCCGGAAGCCTGGACTGGGAAGGGGCCTACAAAGTCATCAACACCATGGGCTCCATGATGAAGGGTGGGATCGTCGGCGGACAGGTCATTTATCCAATGACCGATGAGAACTGGCTCCCTGATTATGACCGTATGGAGCTCGTAGAGGGCCTTCTGCGCGAAGCCTATTACATGGAGGAAGTGGAGATTTATCCTTCGATCTTTCTTGGGGGATACCTAGTTTTTGGTGGTAACAAGCCAGGGCTAGAGTTCCTCATGAAGTCACTTCCCCAGGTCGAACATTTCCCTTTTCAATTGGTCAATCACGCAGCCTTTCACACCCCACTTTTGCGAGAGACCTCAGAAAAGGCTATGCAACAGATATCCTCATCCCTGTTTGCAAAGCCAAAGATCCCCATGATTGATGGTCGTGGACATATCTGGAAGCCTTTTTCAACCGAGATTCAGGATCTCTATCACTACACTTTGGGTCACCAAGTCGTTGCACCCTACGATTTTTCAGCTGCTGTCACCGTGGCACTTAAGGAATTCAATCCCGACCAGTTGATTCTACTTGGTCCAGGTAACACCTTGGGTGGGTCCATCGGGCAGATTCTAGTGCAGAATCAGTGGAAAGGTATCACCGACAAAGAGAGCTTTTCTACACGCCAGCAACAAAACCCATTTCTCGTGAGTTTGGGCCGATAA